A genomic region of Catalinimonas niigatensis contains the following coding sequences:
- a CDS encoding 4-hydroxy-3-methylbut-2-enyl diphosphate reductase has translation MLCLKVDIDNNSGFCFGVVYAIEMAEDILDEQQHLYCLGDIVHNDEEVRRLEKKGLKIINHDDLKNLRNEKVLIRAHGEPPSTYRRALENNLELIDASCPVVLKLQNRIKNSYDKEETIYIYGKHGHAEVEGLMGQTNQNAIVFQDISELDTTQLPKSITLYSQTTKSTDKFYEITNILRNAGIEVNANDTICRQVSNRDKELRDFASKYDIILFVSGTKSSNGKVLYGVCKDRNPNTYFISSEKEINPDWFATGNTVGICGATSTPMWLMENVKVKLLSL, from the coding sequence ATGTTATGTCTAAAGGTAGATATCGATAATAATTCCGGGTTTTGCTTTGGTGTAGTATACGCTATCGAGATGGCCGAAGATATTTTAGATGAACAACAGCATCTTTATTGTTTGGGTGATATCGTACATAATGACGAGGAAGTGCGCCGCCTGGAAAAGAAAGGACTTAAAATTATTAACCACGATGATCTGAAAAACCTGCGAAATGAAAAGGTACTGATCAGGGCGCATGGAGAGCCTCCATCTACTTATCGTAGAGCCCTGGAAAATAATCTTGAACTTATTGATGCCTCATGTCCGGTAGTACTCAAGTTGCAGAACCGGATTAAAAATTCTTACGATAAAGAAGAGACAATATACATCTATGGAAAACATGGTCATGCTGAAGTAGAAGGCCTAATGGGTCAAACGAACCAAAATGCCATCGTTTTTCAGGATATCAGTGAGTTGGATACTACTCAACTCCCCAAAAGTATTACTTTATACAGCCAAACAACCAAGAGTACTGATAAATTTTATGAAATTACCAATATTCTTCGTAATGCTGGGATTGAGGTAAATGCCAATGATACAATTTGCAGACAAGTTTCAAATCGGGACAAGGAACTTAGAGACTTTGCCAGTAAATACGACATTATCTTATTTGTTTCCGGCACCAAATCATCGAACGGAAAAGTGCTGTATGGTGTATGTAAAGATAGAAACCCAAATACTTACTTTATTTCCAGTGAAAAAGAAATAAATCCTGATTGGTTTGCTACAGGGAATACAGTAGGCATATGTGGAGCTACTTCAACGCCTATGTGGCTTATGGAGAATGTCAAAGTCAAGTTGTTAAGTTTATAA
- a CDS encoding fatty acid desaturase: MPWYREKGVLIALTIILLWFASLFCLLHFYQVNWLSPLTYIFMLIQTHLYTGLFITAHDAMHGAVSSRKTTNTMIGKTAAALFAYNSYKKLFPKHHLHHRFVATDQDPDYHHGNFVSWYVRFALEYVSIWQILLMAGTYELLLLAFPKPNVILFYIIPSLLATLQLFFFGTYLPHRGENNNKHRSSTQSKNHLWAFLSCYFFGYHYEHHNTPRVPWWQLYKEKEKMINN, encoded by the coding sequence ATGCCCTGGTATCGTGAAAAAGGTGTTCTCATCGCATTAACCATCATATTGTTGTGGTTTGCAAGTTTATTTTGCCTTCTTCATTTTTATCAGGTCAACTGGCTCAGCCCTCTCACTTATATTTTTATGCTGATTCAAACTCACCTTTATACGGGTTTATTTATCACTGCCCATGATGCCATGCACGGTGCTGTCTCATCCAGAAAAACAACCAACACCATGATAGGTAAAACGGCAGCGGCACTTTTTGCTTATAATTCTTACAAAAAGCTTTTTCCAAAACACCATCTCCATCATCGTTTTGTTGCCACAGATCAAGATCCTGATTATCATCATGGCAATTTTGTTAGTTGGTATGTCAGGTTTGCCCTTGAGTATGTAAGTATCTGGCAGATACTGCTCATGGCAGGAACTTATGAACTGCTGCTGCTGGCTTTCCCCAAACCCAATGTCATACTGTTTTACATTATTCCTTCTCTACTGGCTACGCTACAGCTATTTTTTTTCGGCACATATCTTCCCCATCGTGGTGAAAACAATAATAAACACCGCTCTTCTACACAGTCAAAAAATCACCTCTGGGCCTTCCTAAGCTGTTATTTTTTTGGATATCACTATGAGCATCACAATACTCCAAGAGTGCCCTGGTGGCAATTGTATAAAGAAAAAGAAAAGATGATCAATAATTGA
- a CDS encoding phytoene/squalene synthase family protein, which yields MKLFDLTTFKCSKIITEHYSTSFTLGIKTLHKRFHYPIYAVYGFVRYADEIVDTFHDHDKKALLSSFKEETFKAIKEKISLNPIIHAFQLVVNEYKIEHELIEAFLRSMKMDLYMHTYNDNCYEEYIYGSAEVVGLMCLRIFCEGDEKQYAYLKEPARRLGAAFQKVNFLRDIKSDYVERGRVYFPGVDFSTFSSQAKCEIENEIQEDFDAAYQGILKLPAGAKLGVYLAYIYYLNLFKKIKKCSADRIAEQRIRIPDNQKLALLVSTYFRARFNYL from the coding sequence ATGAAGCTTTTTGACCTTACTACTTTCAAATGCAGTAAAATTATTACTGAGCATTACAGCACTTCTTTTACGCTTGGGATCAAAACGCTGCATAAGCGATTTCATTATCCTATATATGCTGTATATGGATTCGTAAGGTATGCGGATGAGATTGTTGATACCTTTCACGATCATGATAAAAAAGCTTTACTCAGTAGCTTTAAAGAAGAAACGTTCAAAGCTATTAAAGAAAAGATAAGCTTGAATCCCATTATTCATGCTTTTCAACTGGTGGTAAATGAGTATAAAATTGAGCACGAGCTCATAGAAGCTTTTTTGAGGAGCATGAAGATGGATCTTTATATGCATACCTATAATGATAACTGTTACGAAGAATACATCTATGGCTCTGCTGAAGTGGTAGGATTGATGTGCCTGCGCATCTTTTGCGAAGGTGATGAAAAACAATATGCATATCTCAAAGAACCGGCGCGACGCTTGGGTGCGGCTTTTCAGAAGGTAAACTTTTTGAGAGATATTAAGTCTGACTATGTAGAAAGAGGTAGAGTATATTTTCCGGGGGTTGACTTTAGTACATTTTCTTCTCAGGCAAAATGTGAGATTGAAAATGAGATACAGGAAGATTTTGATGCGGCTTATCAAGGGATTCTCAAACTTCCGGCCGGTGCTAAACTAGGAGTGTATCTGGCTTACATCTATTATCTAAATCTTTTTAAGAAAATAAAAAAATGTTCGGCAGACAGAATTGCTGAACAAAGGATCAGGATTCCGGACAATCAGAAACTGGCGCTTTTAGTTAGCACATATTTTCGGGCACGCTTCAACTATTTGTAA